A genomic segment from Aegilops tauschii subsp. strangulata cultivar AL8/78 chromosome 1, Aet v6.0, whole genome shotgun sequence encodes:
- the LOC109752865 gene encoding homeobox-leucine zipper protein ROC5-like → MDGEWAQYNIVVHNDLDPFMTSEHSHLLQHDHGDETYGLLGATPNVGMIDNTNVVAGNQGNNNVKTYSEQRMETRRTNYHRLRREQIQQLEAVFREIPYPDEKLRKSLSERLRMSAQQVKFWFQNHRSNSKGKTQRRETTTLQLENQMLKSDRQAIMSAMENSTCLKCRGAVVQTQDTSERQRLFKENMKLQEELRLAATHLKEGLQQNGMWPRLTRN, encoded by the exons ATGGACGGGGAGTGGGCGCAATACAACATTGTTGTGCACAATGATCTTGACCCGTTCATGACAAGTGAACATAGCCACCTATTGCAGCACGACCATGGTGATGAGACATATGGTCTACTTGGAGCCACTCCCAACGTGGGAATGATTGATAATACCAACGTTGTTGCTGGAAACCAAGGAAACAACAATGTAAAAACCTACAGTGAGCAGAGGATGGAGACAAGGCGTACCAACTATCACCGTCTCCGCAGAGAACAGATCCAACAACTTGAAGC TGTCTTCCGGGAAATCCCTTATCCTGATGAGAAACTCCGGAAGAGCCTTAGTGAGAGGCTTCGCATGAGTGCCCAACAGGTCAAGTTCTGGTTCCAAAACCATCGCAGCAACAGTAAG GGCAAGACGCAAAGGCGGGAGACCACCACTCTTCAGTTAGAGAACCAGATGCTAAAATCTGACAGGCAAGCCATCATGTCGGCTATGGAAAATAGCACTTGCCTCAAATGCAGAGGGGCGGTGGTTCAAACTCAGGACACCTCAGAGCGCCAACGCTTGTTCAAGGAGAATATGAAGCTCCAGGAGGAACTTAGGCTTGCCGCCACCCATCTTAAAGAGGGTCTCCAACAAAATGGAATGTGGCCCCGATTGACCCGCAACTAA